In the Epinephelus lanceolatus isolate andai-2023 chromosome 6, ASM4190304v1, whole genome shotgun sequence genome, one interval contains:
- the LOC144463712 gene encoding uncharacterized protein LOC144463712 isoform X1: MNARQTEKGSAQSDRAPYFTCEEQRLIMMKYEEEKSHIMEKGNTVAAAKRRQNVWQRIADCVNVCNPSGVKRTCEQIKNKYKNIIASANRKKNLKKQTGFGGPTQDYTPAEELALSTNKGRAMMDWASGGVATSPGTERQYKYMQSMYVSNLGQLTSNHCDLTNTGPFTFPTVD, translated from the exons ATGAACGCCAGACAGACCGAGAAGGGCAGTGCACAGAGTGACAGAGCTCCCTACTTTACATGTGAAGAACAACGGTTGATAATGATGAAATATGAAGAGGAAAAAAGCCACATCATGGAGAAGGGGAACACCGTGGCGGCTGCCAAACGCAGGCAAAATGTGTGGCAACGCATAGCGgactgtgtaaatgt ATGTAATCCCTCAGGGGTGAAAAGGACGTGTGAGCAGATtaaaaataagtacaaaaacatcattgcgtctg CCAACAGGAAGAAGAACTTGAAGAAACAGACGGGGTTCGGTGGTCCCACCCAGGACTACACCCCTGCAGAGGAGCTGGCCCTGTCGACCAACAAGGGTCGTGCCATGATGGACTGGGCGTCTGGGGGGGTCGCCACCAGCCCTGGAACCGAACGGCAGTACAAGTATATGCAAAGTATGTATGTGTCAAACCTTGGCCAACTTACATCAAATCATTGTGACCTCACTAACACAGGCCCATTCACTTTTCCCACAGTTGATTAA
- the LOC144463712 gene encoding uncharacterized protein LOC144463712 isoform X2, which yields MNARQTEKGSAQSDRAPYFTCEEQRLIMMKYEEEKSHIMEKGNTVAAAKRRQNVWQRIADCVNVCNPSGVKRTCEQIKNKYKNIIASANRKKNLKKQTGFGGPTQDYTPAEELALSTNKGRAMMDWASGGVATSPGTERQYKYMQID from the exons ATGAACGCCAGACAGACCGAGAAGGGCAGTGCACAGAGTGACAGAGCTCCCTACTTTACATGTGAAGAACAACGGTTGATAATGATGAAATATGAAGAGGAAAAAAGCCACATCATGGAGAAGGGGAACACCGTGGCGGCTGCCAAACGCAGGCAAAATGTGTGGCAACGCATAGCGgactgtgtaaatgt ATGTAATCCCTCAGGGGTGAAAAGGACGTGTGAGCAGATtaaaaataagtacaaaaacatcattgcgtctg CCAACAGGAAGAAGAACTTGAAGAAACAGACGGGGTTCGGTGGTCCCACCCAGGACTACACCCCTGCAGAGGAGCTGGCCCTGTCGACCAACAAGGGTCGTGCCATGATGGACTGGGCGTCTGGGGGGGTCGCCACCAGCCCTGGAACCGAACGGCAGTACAAGTATATGCAAA TTGATTAA